GCACGCATTGCCCAAGAAATTGGTGCTGATGTCCGTGAAGCAACTTACAAAAAAATCAACTCATTTTCTTATGAAAATGTCGAAAAATTCAATGCCGGAAACCTCGTTGTCCGTATGACCAACGACGTCACTCAAATTCAAAACTTGATGATGATGGTTTTCCAAATTTTGATGCGAATCCCTGTCCTCCTCATTGGTGCTGTGGTTCTCTCAATCACAACAATGCCAAAACTTTGGTGGATTACCCTGATTTTGATTGTTGCCATTCTTCTTGTGACAGCACTTTTGATGGGACGCATGGGCCCTCACTTCATGGCCTTCCAAAAATTGATGGATCGTATCAATGCTATTGCTAAACAAAACTTGCGTGGCGCACGTGTCGTTAAATCTTTCGTTCAAGAACAAAATCAAATCAAAGATTTTGATGACACCTCTGATGAACTCTATGATCACAACTGGGCAGTTGGGAAACTCTTCTCAGCTATGATTCCCCTCTTTACAGTCATCGCCCAAGGCGCAATCTGGCTGGCGATTTATTTCGTTTCAACCTATGTAACTGATTCACCAACGGTCGCACAAGATAGCATCGGCGGAATTGCCACATTCATGACCTACATGGGAATGATTATGTTTGCTATTATCATGGGTGGGATGATTTCCATGTTTGCTTCACGTGGTATGGTGTCAATCGGTCGGATCAATGAAGTTTTAAATACTGATCCAGCCATGAAATTTGATGAGAATGCCCAAGACGAAGTTCTCTCAGGTTCAGTCAAATTTGACCATGTTTCATTTAGCTATCCTAATGATGAAGAAGCAACGCTCAAAGACATTAGCTTTGAGATTCAACCCGGACAAATGGTTGGTATCGTTGGAGCGACAGGTGCTGGTAAATCAACGCTTGCTCAACTTATTCCTCGTCTGTTTGACCCAACAGAAGGTTCGGTTTCAGTCGGTGGCAAAGACCTCAAAACAGTCAGCCGTGGCACTTTGAAACAAAACATCTCTATTGTCTTGCAAAAAGCTATTTTGTTCTCAGGAACAATCGCTGGAAATATCAAACAAGGTAAAGCTGATGCAACCGAAGAAGAAATGACTCGTGCAGCACGCATTGCCCAAGCCGCAGAATTTATCACTACTAAAGACGGTCAGTACGAATCTGAAGTCGAAGAACGTGGAAATAACTTCTCTGGTGGTCAAAAACAACGTCTGTCTATTACACGTGGTGTTGTAAAAAATCCCAACGTCTTGATTCTTGATGACTCAACCTCAGCACTCGATGCCAAATCAGAAAAATTGGTTCAAGAAGCGCTTAACAAAGACCTTAAAGATACCACAACCATCATCATCGCTCAAAAGATTTCATCAGTTGTCCATGCGGATAACATCCTCGTGCTTGACCAAGGAAAATTAGTCGGTCAAGGGACTCACCAAGAGTTAGTCGAAAACAACGCGATTTATCAAGAAATCTACGCCACACAGAAAGCACAGGAGGATTAAGACATGGAAAATACAAAAACAACAAAGAAAATGTCTGACACCACACGTGCCATTCGCTTTTTCTACCTCTATCTGAAAAAATATAAACTCCAATTCTTTGTCATCATGATTTTCATCATCTTGGCAACTTGGCTACAAGTTATCGCACCTTCACTTTTGGGAGATGCCATTACAAACCTGAGTAAATATGTTGGAGAGTTCTTCACTCATCAAGCCGCAGCCGGCACCAAGAAAATGCTGGAAGGTTTTGCGCCTTTGATTAACCAAGCGCATTTGCCAGGCTCAACAAAGATGTCAGAAATTTTCCAAATGGCCCATCAAACAGCCAGCAGTATGCACCTCTCGGCTGACAAATTTAATCAATTAGCTGGGATGACGCTTGATCAAGCTAGAGCCGTTGCAGCAGCAAAACCTGCAAGCACAGCAACCTTCATGAATGGAATGTGGCAATTGCTTGCGGTTTACGTCGCAACTGGTGTATCAATGTTGCTTTATACATTGCTCTTTAGCCGTATCGTAGCGCATTCAACAAACCGTATGCGTAAAGGTTTGTTTGGTAAACTTGAACGTTTGACTATTTCATATTTTGACCGTCATCAAGATGGTGACATCCTTGCTCGTTTTACTTCCGACTTGGATAACATTCAAAATACCTTGAACCAAGCCCTTGTTTCCGTCGTTTCTAATGCCGCTGTCTTTGTCGGTGTGATTATCCAAATTTTCAATAAAGATATCACTTTTGCTTGGTTGACGGTTGCTGCTTCACCAGTTGCGATTTTGTCTGCGATTATCATTATTCGTCAATCGAAAAAAGCCACA
The DNA window shown above is from Lactococcus sp. S-13 and carries:
- the lmrC gene encoding multidrug efflux ABC transporter LmrCD subunit C, yielding MKHKWIALFSIISTFIYAGVQLYQPQIMKHIMTVMSSTTYSRHEMADKVSGYGVQLLVVAGIGIIFAIFSTLSAARIAQEIGADVREATYKKINSFSYENVEKFNAGNLVVRMTNDVTQIQNLMMMVFQILMRIPVLLIGAVVLSITTMPKLWWITLILIVAILLVTALLMGRMGPHFMAFQKLMDRINAIAKQNLRGARVVKSFVQEQNQIKDFDDTSDELYDHNWAVGKLFSAMIPLFTVIAQGAIWLAIYFVSTYVTDSPTVAQDSIGGIATFMTYMGMIMFAIIMGGMISMFASRGMVSIGRINEVLNTDPAMKFDENAQDEVLSGSVKFDHVSFSYPNDEEATLKDISFEIQPGQMVGIVGATGAGKSTLAQLIPRLFDPTEGSVSVGGKDLKTVSRGTLKQNISIVLQKAILFSGTIAGNIKQGKADATEEEMTRAARIAQAAEFITTKDGQYESEVEERGNNFSGGQKQRLSITRGVVKNPNVLILDDSTSALDAKSEKLVQEALNKDLKDTTTIIIAQKISSVVHADNILVLDQGKLVGQGTHQELVENNAIYQEIYATQKAQED